The Streptococcus parasanguinis genomic sequence TGCGACATCTGTCGTCAAAATTTCCACATCGCCATTGTCAACACCATTTCCACCCTCCAAATAGGTTGGCAAAAAAGTAATAAAAGGATTGGTCATTTCAAAGAAGGGCTGGCCCTCTTTGACCAGGTCTTTCACATGCACTTTCTCGATTTCAAGTCCGGGATGGGCTTCCAGCAAATAGTCACTTAAGCGGCGGACAAAACTCTCTGTATTCCCACTCAGACTAATATAAACAAAGGATACTTTCATCTTTTTTCTCCAATCAAGAAGCTCTCTTATCCTCTAAGAGAGCTCCATTCAAACTTATCTATTATGCCGTAGCTTGAGCTTTTCTCAAACGCAAGGTTTTATACAAAACAATCCCAAGGAAGAGAAGAGATAAAGCAGTCAAGAGTAACAAAGCAATGGACGAAGATGCCAGATATCGTTGGCGAAGGGACGGGGTTGAAAAACTAGCTAATAGTGGACGCCCTGCAAAATAATTATAGCAAGAGAAGGCTTGACTTAATAAAATCTGCCCCATGTAAGTATAATGGGCTGTTAACAGATCCTGCTTCATAAAGAGGAAATAGAAAGTTGCCAGTAAGGCAATCAGAATCAGGGAAACAAATAAAAAGGTTAGTGGAGACTGATTGAGTTGGGCTGATTTCTCATAATATGTCACGTAGTCAGCCTTGTCTTGAGCCGTTGTTAAACCAAGTTGTTTCGCAAAATCATCTGTCAGCTCAAAACTCTTTGAAGCTCCAAAGGTTGAGACAGCTGAAGTCAGGGTTCCAACCGTAGAGAAAAATAACAGGATGTAAAGATAGATAGGTTTCTTTTTCATACAAACTCCTTTTCATTTCTTACACCCTATTATATCGCGATACAGATAGAAAGGCAAGCGCCTCAAAACCGTGGAAGCACTTGCCTGATCACTGATACGTTCAAATGAAATTCATTTGGAAAAGTAATGTGTGCAAAAGATGAAAAGCCATCGCAACTGTATCATTGGAATGATTAGAGATATAACGGAGTCCTATAAACTTTCATTCGAACACCACCAGTATACCTCATTCTCTTCTTCTTGTGTCATCCATTTCTATTCTGCTTCATTTCGACACGATTTGGTCTATAAAAGCCATTTCCTCTCCTCATCCAAAAACTATTCTGTTCTATTTCTCAACTATTTGGTCATCACTCCATCAAAAAAGCCAGAAGAACTTGCCTTCTGACTTTCTTTATTTAGATGAATGAACGACAGAAATAAGAATTAATCTTCTTTTTTCTTGCGTGCAAGACCCAATCCAAGCAATCCAGCCATCGCACCTGCAAGAACAGCTGCAGTTGAGCTTTCTGTACCTGTATTTGGAAGCGTAGGTGTTTGTGGTTGCGCAGGTTGTACAGGCTGTTCCGGAACTTCAGGAGTTGGTTCGGTTGGAACCTCTGGAGTTGGTGGAACGATTGGTGTAGGTGGAACAATTGGTGTAGGTGGGTTGTATGGAGTTGGTGGAGTTGGAGGAACTGGTGTTGGTGGGGTTGGAATATCTGTTTCCGTTACCACTTTATTCTTATGCCATTTCACTTCAGCTTCCGGTTTCACCGGATTCGTATTTGGAACGACTTCAGGAGTTGGTGGGGTTGGAGCTTTTGGTGGAGTTGGAGCTTTTGGTTCCTCCACATCGACCGTAATCACAGTGTAGTTAGGTGCTGTTGGCGGAGTTGGTGATTTAGGTTCTTCAGGTTTACTTGGCTCTGCTGGCACTTCCACAACTGTTGGTGTTGGTGGAGTTGGAGCCTTTGGTTCTGTTGGTTTTGTTGGCTCTTTCGGTTTTTCTCCTGGCTCTTTAGGAAGACCTACATTTGAGTTGATGGCAAACCAATAAACCGTTGGTTGACCAGCCGCATTGGCACCATTAGCCGTAAAGACTAAGTGTCCATCTGACATCTTCAAGCCTGCTCCACCATAATAGAGGTATGGAGAAGATGGATTATCCCAACCTTCAAGAGTTGTTGAAGATTCACCGTTAAAGACAGAGCCATGTTCAATATATTGGTTATCTTTAAAGGAAGTCACTTCTTTAGTAGCAGCATCATAAGAAACACTTGAGTTTGGAATTGGAATAAATTTATTGTTTCCAACATTTACAGACTCTTGGTGTTCCACGTTTTCAAATTTCTTCTTAGGCGTGAACGTAATTTGACCTGTAGTTGCATCTACTTTGTATGATCCGATAACATCATCCTTACCTTCAAAGGTAAATTCTTCTGTACCAATAGAATGAACACTTCCTGAACCCGAAGCATTTACAGTTAACGCATCCGTTACTTCTTCCTTCTCAGGTGTCGTACCAGGAACCCATTTACCTGTGTCATCTTTAACATAACCATATTTCTGAGTCACAATTTTGAGAGGGTTGTCTGCTGAAATGGAAACAGTTGCAGTACCAAAGTCTGCTTTTCCTGTTTTAACCTTCACTTCATTGTTTTCAATGCTCATGGATGAACCATCTGCATATGGATCCCAAGTTCCACGAACAGTGTTGCCATTTTTATCTTTGGCTTCTACTGTAAGGGCACGAGGTTTGTCTCCACTATCGACATAGGAAGCACCTGTCCAGTGGTTGAGCGAGTTCAACGCTACAATCGCATTGCGTTGAGTCAAATCAAATTTATTGCCATCACCATCATAGAATTCAACATCGACAGCAACCTTAACAGGTTTGTCTTGGTCTGTTGAAGCACCCACTGTCATGGTTACCGTTGGATCTGCGTTGACTGCTGCAATCCCTTTGCCATCATTTGATGGAAGACTTAAAATCTCATAACGGTAAATCACACGTTTGATTGGATGCATATCCGTATTTTCACGCATGCTGGACTGATTCAAGTTATCATAAGTAACGACAAATTTATCGCCTTCTTTCACTTGAATGTACTCAGTTTCATTATTGGCCCAAGGACTAGTTGCTACAATATCTGCAGCTTCCAATTTATTGGAATCATACTGATGTACATTACTTGTATTCAAACGAGCTTGAGCATCACGAGTGAGATAAGTGCTGATGCCGTCAATAGTGTGCGTTGCTCCACCTTCACGTTGGAAGGTCAAATCTTGGACAGTTGACACATTTTTAAGGTCAGCATACGCATTGTCTGTCATATATTTGTCGTATGCTTGTTTCGCGTCCGTATATTGTTTTTTAGCAATTTCGTATTCAGCTAATTTCTTTTGATAAGCAATATAGTCATTTTCATACTGTGCTTTTTTAACATTGTATGTGTTAAGATCAGCGTCGTATTTTTTCTTGGCAGCATCTTCTTCTGCTTTCTTAGCAACTAACTTACCATAAGCTTCTTTATCTTTATCGTATTGAGCTTTCTTAGCTTGGTATTCTTGTAAATCTTTGTCATATTGCGCTTTAGCTGTATTGTAAACAGCCATTTCTGCATCATACTTAGCCTTAGCATCTGCATTGGCCTTATCGGCTGCTGCTTTTTCGGCTACTTTGGCATCGTAGGCTG encodes the following:
- a CDS encoding GbpC/Spa domain-containing protein; this translates as MKSYREHISKQEKFSIRKLSVGVVSLAIAGLATVNTYGAEVKADEATAPATEATTTDTATSDAAVATSSKLTSTTVTEGNKTVTTTYVESPELEKAKADAATEGVTVTEEAEKVQPSIAAAEADNKAQTAEINTVVENYKKAKAEYEAKSQEITLIEKRNADAEADYQKKTAKYNQEKAAYDKALEEYNTKKAAYDAKVAEKAAADKANADAKAKYDAEMAVYNTAKAQYDKDLQEYQAKKAQYDKDKEAYGKLVAKKAEEDAAKKKYDADLNTYNVKKAQYENDYIAYQKKLAEYEIAKKQYTDAKQAYDKYMTDNAYADLKNVSTVQDLTFQREGGATHTIDGISTYLTRDAQARLNTSNVHQYDSNKLEAADIVATSPWANNETEYIQVKEGDKFVVTYDNLNQSSMRENTDMHPIKRVIYRYEILSLPSNDGKGIAAVNADPTVTMTVGASTDQDKPVKVAVDVEFYDGDGNKFDLTQRNAIVALNSLNHWTGASYVDSGDKPRALTVEAKDKNGNTVRGTWDPYADGSSMSIENNEVKVKTGKADFGTATVSISADNPLKIVTQKYGYVKDDTGKWVPGTTPEKEEVTDALTVNASGSGSVHSIGTEEFTFEGKDDVIGSYKVDATTGQITFTPKKKFENVEHQESVNVGNNKFIPIPNSSVSYDAATKEVTSFKDNQYIEHGSVFNGESSTTLEGWDNPSSPYLYYGGAGLKMSDGHLVFTANGANAAGQPTVYWFAINSNVGLPKEPGEKPKEPTKPTEPKAPTPPTPTVVEVPAEPSKPEEPKSPTPPTAPNYTVITVDVEEPKAPTPPKAPTPPTPEVVPNTNPVKPEAEVKWHKNKVVTETDIPTPPTPVPPTPPTPYNPPTPIVPPTPIVPPTPEVPTEPTPEVPEQPVQPAQPQTPTLPNTGTESSTAAVLAGAMAGLLGLGLARKKKED
- the nrdI gene encoding class Ib ribonucleoside-diphosphate reductase assembly flavoprotein NrdI, translating into MKVSFVYISLSGNTESFVRRLSDYLLEAHPGLEIEKVHVKDLVKEGQPFFEMTNPFITFLPTYLEGGNGVDNGDVEILTTDVADFIAYGGNASKCLGVVGSGNRNFNNQYCLTAKQYSQRFGFPMLADFEMRGMLGDIKKVAAIVEDLYHL
- a CDS encoding ABC transporter permease, whose product is MKKKPIYLYILLFFSTVGTLTSAVSTFGASKSFELTDDFAKQLGLTTAQDKADYVTYYEKSAQLNQSPLTFLFVSLILIALLATFYFLFMKQDLLTAHYTYMGQILLSQAFSCYNYFAGRPLLASFSTPSLRQRYLASSSIALLLLTALSLLFLGIVLYKTLRLRKAQATA